Proteins from a genomic interval of Methanofollis formosanus:
- the thiL gene encoding thiamine-phosphate kinase encodes MDERGLIRAISTILPGGATADDCAVLPHGGELLLLSTDMLHETTDFPVGMTDAEIGWMAAAVTISDIAGMGARPLALLLAAGLDRPERLAGITEGAARCCRTYDASLVGGDTDAHTELTLVSTGLGAAEQVVRRRGARVGDLVCVTGYLGGAQAALSGYDDCWQRLIAPQPRVAEGIALNAAGATAMMDISDGLAMSLHDLLGVNECGFAVESDRLPRPAGVPEAEGRAFAISGGGDFELLFTIPPEKFPVAGVEATAIGRVVAERGVWADGAPLPAEGYMHRWE; translated from the coding sequence GTGGATGAGCGCGGACTGATCAGGGCCATCTCGACCATCCTCCCCGGCGGGGCGACGGCAGACGACTGTGCGGTGCTCCCGCACGGCGGCGAACTTCTTCTTCTCTCGACCGACATGCTCCACGAGACGACCGACTTCCCGGTCGGGATGACCGACGCGGAGATCGGGTGGATGGCGGCGGCGGTGACCATCTCAGACATCGCGGGGATGGGGGCGCGGCCGCTCGCCCTCCTCCTCGCGGCCGGACTCGACCGGCCCGAACGGCTTGCCGGGATCACGGAGGGGGCGGCGCGGTGCTGCCGCACCTACGACGCCTCTCTTGTCGGCGGGGACACCGACGCCCACACCGAACTGACCCTCGTCTCCACCGGCCTCGGTGCGGCTGAGCAGGTGGTGCGACGACGGGGCGCCCGCGTCGGCGACCTCGTCTGCGTCACCGGCTACCTGGGCGGGGCGCAGGCGGCGCTCTCCGGGTACGACGATTGCTGGCAGCGGCTCATCGCCCCGCAGCCGCGGGTGGCCGAGGGCATCGCCCTCAATGCCGCGGGGGCGACGGCGATGATGGACATCTCAGACGGCCTCGCGATGTCGCTCCACGACCTCCTGGGCGTGAACGAGTGCGGGTTTGCGGTGGAGAGCGACCGTCTTCCCCGACCCGCGGGAGTGCCCGAGGCCGAAGGCCGGGCGTTCGCCATCTCCGGCGGCGGCGACTTCGAACTCCTCTTCACCATCCCGCCTGAAAAGTTCCCGGTGGCCGGGGTGGAGGCGACGGCGATCGGGCGGGTCGTCGCGGAGCGCGGTGTGTGGGCCGACGGGGCGCCTCTGCCGGCGGAAGGGTATATGCACCGGTGGGAGTGA
- a CDS encoding metallophosphoesterase — MVRRTRIALMATLIALIAFPVAFVLTASAEAESLTVTRLQVEGVPGTIVFVADLHLREETAPLIERVVEEVNALDASLVLIGGDCISSGRQDFPYLDLLAGIEAPAYAVLGNHDYGRSTRDLDETALAEVNPTVGGYDLSPLDDGEADTTLADAVAGRLEAAGVKVLRNEYAVEEIDGRRLLIVGLDDALAGRTACPDELPAADYTVLLLHEPEYRAAWDGDLLLCGHTHGGQIDLPILGKPAAWLGHWPFAGRLDEGDRTLYIGRGLGTTPFLGMSLRYNCPPEITVIEA, encoded by the coding sequence ATGGTCAGACGCACCCGCATCGCCCTCATGGCAACGCTCATCGCCCTCATTGCCTTCCCTGTGGCCTTCGTCCTCACGGCCTCGGCCGAGGCGGAGAGCCTCACGGTCACGCGTCTTCAGGTCGAGGGGGTGCCGGGCACGATCGTCTTCGTCGCCGATCTCCACCTCAGAGAAGAGACGGCCCCGCTGATCGAGCGGGTGGTCGAGGAGGTGAACGCTCTCGACGCCTCCCTGGTACTCATCGGAGGGGACTGCATCTCTTCGGGGCGGCAGGACTTCCCGTACCTCGACCTTCTGGCCGGGATCGAGGCACCGGCCTATGCAGTCCTCGGCAACCACGACTACGGGCGCTCCACCCGTGACCTTGACGAGACTGCCCTCGCAGAGGTGAACCCCACCGTCGGAGGCTACGACCTCTCCCCCCTCGACGACGGCGAGGCCGACACCACCCTTGCCGACGCCGTCGCCGGACGACTCGAGGCGGCCGGGGTGAAGGTGCTGCGAAACGAGTATGCGGTGGAAGAGATCGACGGCCGGCGCCTCCTCATCGTCGGCCTCGACGACGCCCTTGCCGGGAGGACGGCGTGCCCCGACGAACTGCCCGCCGCCGACTATACCGTCCTCCTCCTCCATGAACCAGAATACCGTGCGGCATGGGACGGCGACCTCCTCCTCTGCGGCCATACGCACGGCGGGCAGATCGACCTTCCCATCCTCGGCAAACCCGCGGCATGGCTCGGCCACTGGCCCTTTGCCGGGCGGCTGGACGAAGGGGACCGGACGCTCTATATCGGCCGCGGGCTCGGGACCACGCCGTTCCTCGGGATGAGTTTAAGGTACAACTGCCCGCCTGAGATCACGGTCATTGAGGCATAG
- a CDS encoding PKD domain-containing protein, with translation MIYLFLIIITHWDPSLFQEVLITIKQFIFKQSTDHRTRRIFLIGIVLLALALASPPAAAAEVTVNPGDSIQTAVKNAAAGDVILIRPGTYVESVTVNKRLTLRGEAGATVNGGITIIADGATIEGLAVNGAAGSRAIDVNWVIDAVVRGCTVSGGKYGIYIESAPNCTVEGCTLDDTITYIGINLFGSGQCRILDNQLSGSGPIGITLGDCPDCIISGNTVQDSDFAGIKLQSGCQGSVIVANTLSNTPSGIEVMDCTGQTTVLRDNTIVGARDEGVFLADTDSLIVENITVRGGGYGVRLSSVDTITLANSTITGVSTGLYVESTTTDSLIANNLFNNTKNIKVEAKITMTGTRWNTTKTAGENIRGGSFIGGNLWLTPAGTGFSQTHADLDLDGICDEGYAIADNDGKLVGTDCLPLQNGGPSAAFTVTSPVFMPGVPVTFNDTSVGAPTSWSWTFGDETLTTRNVTRTYDTAGTYLANLTVANALGTNTTTRTVTIEPFSIQGAVDIASEGDVVLVPAGTYDEIVTVDKRLTLRGSAGATVNGSITVTADGTTVEHLTVNGAGGSTSISVTGAADAVVRGCMVSGGYDGISLKSAGQSRILDNQVTGCGHYGVTLEKCPDCTISGNFVQNCNNNGIRLYDGCHGSVVESNTCSGNRGGFSVSGCEGKTTVLRDNTVLEDGDMAVHLRYVNSVIVENVTARGGQYGVALANVEDLTLTNSTFAGFTSSGLYFYYDYYVKDSLIANNHFNNTMNILIHRTSSLTNVSWNTTKTEGTNIRGGPYLGGNLWLTPKGTGFSQTRADLDLDGICDDACAIKNAVAVIVGTDYLPLQNGGPSANFTITPSSAMTGVPVAFNDTSLSTPTSWLWTFDGKTETTRNVTRTYPAEGTHQVTLTVKNEFGTNTTTRTFDVAPYTIQGAVNAASEGDVVLVPAGTYTETVTVDKNITLRGSENAVLNGRITITTGADGATVENLTVNGVKDLSTIGLSKVSGCTVRYNTVTGGSYGIFLGSQCSDCLVSDNRVEDCSLSEIAFSSCGSGNEIVANTCSGGDYGFSVQFCTGASNALRDNIALDTNGIELYNPGSVIIENLTTDGGSWGVTHYGDGDLTLTNSTIAGARTGLLFWGGSCLDHALIANNRFNVTANVDIKSGAKMANVRWNTTKTFGKNIGGGPYLGGNLWLTPAGVGFSETHFDRNGDGICDEGYDLGAGCIDSLPLHTCLPTANFTFAPAGGSTPLEVQFADTSSGVKPRTYRWDFGDNTPAVDFVHPSHTFTTNGTHQVSLTVTNDFGSDTTTKTVTALDLPVAVVSANLTEGNAPLTVQFTDASTGCVFTRLWDFDDRTNATAAVVSHTFEMAGTYNVILNASNPYASNETAVTVVVHEAPEANFTFTPAAGNTPLTVTFNETSTGDIDTWAWDFGDGTPAGSGRNVTHTFDTKGTFPVILTASNAFGSNATTRTVTVHEAPAAGFDLNISEGNDPLTVLVTNTSTGDFTKCVLDFGDGSGEVEMTGETATHTFAGPDTYTVTLNASNAYGFNITTSTVTVHEAPEANFTQSTGDGNAPLEVAFTDGSTGNVTSWAWDFGDGNVSTVQSPSHEYVTPGTYTVHLNASNAYGFSLSDSTVNVLAPPTANFTQSAEEGNAPLTVVFTDGSTGNVTAWQWDFGDGNVSTEQSPSHKYVTPGTYTVHLNASNAYGFSLSESSVRILPPPKANFTQSVAEGNAPLEVAFTDTSAGNVTSWRWDFGDGNISTEQNPSHEYVTAGTYTVLLNASNAYGFSLSESGVKILSPPKANFTKSAGEGNAPLAVAFTDASMGNVTAWQWDFGDGNVSTEQIPSHEYVTPGTYTVRLNASNAYGFSISESSVKILAPPQANFTQSVAEGNAPLEVTFTDASTGNVTAWKWDFGDGNVSTEQSPSHEYVTPGTYTIHLNASNAYGFSLSDSTVHILPPPKANFTQSADEGNAPLEVTFTDASIGNVTSWEWDFGDGNVSTEQIPSHEYVTPGTYTVQLNASNAYGFSLSDSTVKILPPPQANFTQSVAEGNAPLEVTFTDGSTGNVTAWAWDFGDGNVSTEENPSHEYVTPGTYPVVLNASNVYGFSLSESSVKILPPPKANFTQSADEGNAPLAVAFTDASTGNVTSWKWNFGDGNGSTEENPSHEYVTPGTYTVQLNASNSYGFSLSEFSVKILPPPKANFTQSAGEGNAPLAVTFTDASTGNVTAWKWDFGDGNVSTEENPSHEYVTPGTYPVVLNASNAYGFSLSDSTVRILAPPAANFTQSAEEGNAPLAVTFTDASTGNVTAWKWDFGDGNVSTEENPSHEYVTPSTYTVRLNASNLYGFSLSESSVTILPPPQANFTQSAGEGNAPLGVEFTDGSTGNVTAWQWDFGDGNISTKQNPSHEYVTPGTYPVLLNASNAYGFSLSESGVTILTPPKANFTQSADEGDAPLVVEFTDGSTGNVTAWQWDFGDGNVSTEENPSHEYVTPSTYTVHLNASNAYGFSLTESTVTVLQPPVARFGSRTGFEGHSLQVAFTDRSTGNITAWEWAFGDGTTSTEENPVHTYAEFGTYNVTLSVRNAYDANATTAAVTLTAPSSHGGRSPASAGAASNIPAGGHASFGVRESAIHEVTVTAAEAVSHVLVTVEPTAKPNRVEAPAAAVYEYDQVTLYHTTDEALAGADLDFTVPKTWLDEQGAGPESVVLYRYHDGAWHALPTSIVGEDEHGYSFSAESQGFALFAIGADGTGVHPSAGTNVTRPTPDIAEPVTTAATPATTPQQQSPLPWWLAAVAAGAAVSLRRRR, from the coding sequence ATGATATATTTATTCTTAATTATAATTACTCATTGGGATCCATCCCTTTTTCAGGAGGTTCTTATCACGATCAAACAGTTCATCTTCAAGCAATCCACAGACCACAGAACCAGACGCATATTTCTCATCGGCATCGTCCTGCTCGCCCTCGCGCTCGCCTCCCCCCCTGCGGCGGCCGCCGAGGTGACAGTCAACCCCGGCGATAGCATCCAGACAGCGGTCAAGAACGCCGCCGCCGGCGACGTCATCCTCATACGCCCCGGCACCTATGTCGAGAGCGTGACGGTGAACAAACGCCTCACCCTCAGGGGCGAGGCGGGCGCGACGGTGAACGGCGGGATCACGATCATCGCCGACGGTGCAACAATCGAGGGCCTCGCCGTGAACGGGGCTGCGGGTTCCAGGGCCATCGATGTCAACTGGGTCATCGACGCCGTGGTGCGGGGGTGCACGGTCTCCGGCGGCAAATACGGGATCTATATCGAATCGGCGCCGAACTGCACCGTGGAGGGGTGCACACTGGACGACACTATTACATACATTGGCATCAACCTCTTCGGGTCAGGCCAGTGCCGGATCCTGGACAACCAGTTGAGCGGGAGCGGACCTATCGGGATCACACTCGGGGATTGCCCCGACTGCATCATCTCCGGGAACACCGTCCAGGACAGTGATTTTGCAGGCATTAAACTCCAGAGCGGGTGCCAGGGCTCTGTGATCGTCGCCAACACCCTCTCCAACACCCCCAGTGGAATCGAGGTCATGGATTGCACCGGCCAGACCACCGTCCTGAGGGACAACACCATCGTTGGAGCCAGAGACGAGGGAGTCTTCCTGGCGGATACGGACTCTCTCATCGTCGAGAATATCACGGTGAGAGGCGGGGGCTATGGGGTCCGCCTCTCCTCTGTCGATACTATCACGCTCGCCAACAGCACCATCACCGGGGTGAGTACCGGACTTTATGTCGAGAGTACTACAACAGACTCCCTCATCGCAAACAACCTCTTCAACAACACGAAAAACATCAAGGTCGAGGCCAAAATCACCATGACCGGCACCCGCTGGAACACGACGAAGACCGCCGGTGAAAACATCCGCGGCGGTTCTTTCATCGGCGGCAACCTCTGGCTGACGCCTGCGGGCACCGGTTTCTCCCAGACCCATGCCGACCTCGACCTCGACGGGATCTGCGACGAGGGCTATGCGATCGCGGATAATGATGGAAAGCTCGTCGGCACCGATTGTCTCCCGCTCCAGAACGGCGGGCCGTCGGCGGCCTTCACCGTCACCTCCCCGGTTTTCATGCCCGGCGTGCCGGTCACCTTTAACGACACTTCCGTGGGCGCTCCTACCTCGTGGTCGTGGACGTTCGGCGACGAGACGCTGACCACCAGGAACGTCACCCGCACCTACGATACCGCGGGCACCTACCTGGCGAACCTCACCGTCGCCAACGCCCTCGGCACGAACACCACGACCCGCACCGTCACCATCGAGCCCTTCTCCATCCAGGGTGCGGTGGACATCGCCTCCGAAGGCGACGTCGTCCTCGTCCCGGCCGGCACCTATGACGAGATCGTGACGGTGGACAAACGCCTCACCCTCCGGGGGAGTGCGGGCGCGACGGTGAACGGCAGCATCACCGTCACCGCCGACGGTACGACGGTCGAGCACCTCACCGTGAACGGGGCCGGGGGCTCCACGTCTATCTCTGTCACCGGGGCCGCCGACGCCGTGGTGCGGGGGTGCATGGTCTCCGGCGGGTACGACGGGATCTCTCTCAAATCTGCAGGTCAGTCCCGGATCCTGGACAACCAGGTGACCGGGTGTGGACATTACGGGGTCACCCTGGAGAAGTGCCCGGACTGTACCATCTCCGGGAACTTCGTTCAGAACTGTAATAACAACGGGATTCGGCTCTATGATGGGTGCCATGGCTCTGTTGTCGAATCCAACACCTGCTCCGGCAATCGCGGGGGGTTCAGCGTCAGCGGGTGCGAAGGGAAGACCACCGTCCTGAGGGACAATACCGTCCTCGAAGACGGGGACATGGCGGTCCACCTGCGGTATGTGAACTCCGTCATCGTCGAGAACGTCACGGCACGGGGCGGGCAGTACGGTGTTGCCCTCGCCAATGTCGAGGATCTCACCCTCACCAACAGCACATTCGCCGGTTTCACCAGTTCAGGGCTGTATTTTTACTATGACTACTACGTGAAGGACTCCCTCATCGCAAACAACCACTTCAACAACACAATGAACATCTTGATCCACCGCACCTCCAGTCTGACCAACGTCAGCTGGAACACGACGAAGACCGAAGGCACAAACATCCGCGGCGGCCCGTACCTCGGCGGCAACCTCTGGCTGACACCGAAAGGAACAGGGTTCTCCCAGACCCGCGCCGACCTCGACCTCGACGGGATCTGCGACGATGCCTGTGCGATCAAAAACGCCGTAGCAGTTATCGTCGGCACCGACTATCTCCCGCTCCAGAACGGGGGTCCGTCGGCGAACTTCACCATCACGCCGTCGAGCGCGATGACCGGCGTACCGGTCGCCTTCAACGACACCTCGTTGAGCACGCCGACTTCGTGGTTGTGGACGTTCGACGGGAAGACGGAGACCACCCGGAACGTCACCCGCACCTACCCTGCCGAGGGCACCCACCAGGTGACCCTGACGGTCAAAAACGAGTTTGGCACGAACACCACGACCCGCACGTTCGACGTCGCCCCCTACACCATCCAGGGTGCGGTGAACGCCGCCTCCGAAGGCGACGTTGTCCTCGTCCCGGCCGGCACCTATACCGAGACCGTGACGGTAGACAAAAACATCACCCTGCGGGGGAGCGAGAATGCGGTCCTCAACGGCAGGATCACGATCACCACCGGTGCCGACGGTGCGACCGTCGAAAACCTCACCGTGAACGGGGTTAAGGACCTCTCGACCATCGGCCTCTCCAAGGTCAGCGGGTGCACGGTCAGGTACAACACCGTGACCGGCGGGTCCTACGGGATCTTTCTTGGTTCTCAGTGTTCGGACTGTCTGGTCTCGGACAATCGCGTTGAGGATTGTAGTCTGAGTGAAATTGCCTTCTCCAGCTGCGGTTCAGGAAACGAGATCGTTGCCAACACCTGTTCAGGTGGGGATTACGGTTTCAGTGTTCAGTTTTGCACGGGAGCGTCAAACGCCCTGCGGGATAACATCGCCCTCGATACAAACGGGATCGAGTTGTATAATCCCGGTTCCGTCATCATCGAGAATCTCACGACGGACGGAGGTTCCTGGGGCGTCACCCACTATGGAGACGGAGACCTCACGCTCACCAACAGCACCATCGCCGGGGCCCGCACGGGACTGCTATTCTGGGGTGGTTCCTGTCTGGATCACGCGCTCATCGCAAACAACCGCTTCAACGTCACAGCGAACGTCGATATCAAGTCCGGCGCCAAAATGGCCAACGTCCGCTGGAACACGACGAAGACCTTCGGGAAAAACATCGGCGGCGGCCCGTACCTTGGCGGCAACCTCTGGCTGACGCCTGCGGGCGTCGGGTTTTCGGAGACCCACTTCGACCGCAATGGCGACGGAATCTGCGACGAGGGCTACGACCTCGGTGCGGGCTGCATCGATTCCCTCCCGCTCCACACCTGCCTCCCGACCGCGAACTTCACCTTCGCACCCGCCGGCGGCAGCACCCCGCTCGAGGTGCAGTTCGCCGACACTTCCTCGGGCGTCAAACCCCGCACCTATCGCTGGGACTTCGGGGACAACACTCCCGCGGTTGATTTCGTCCACCCCTCCCACACCTTCACAACCAACGGCACCCACCAGGTCAGCCTGACGGTCACGAACGACTTCGGGAGCGACACGACGACAAAGACGGTCACCGCCCTCGACCTGCCGGTGGCGGTCGTCTCCGCAAACCTGACGGAAGGCAACGCCCCGCTGACCGTGCAGTTCACCGACGCCTCGACGGGGTGCGTCTTCACCCGCCTCTGGGACTTCGACGACAGGACGAACGCCACTGCTGCTGTGGTCTCGCACACCTTCGAGATGGCCGGCACCTACAACGTCATCCTCAACGCGAGCAACCCCTACGCCTCCAATGAGACGGCGGTGACGGTCGTGGTGCACGAAGCGCCGGAGGCGAACTTCACCTTCACCCCCGCGGCAGGGAACACTCCGCTGACGGTGACCTTCAACGAGACCTCGACTGGCGACATCGACACCTGGGCGTGGGACTTCGGCGACGGCACCCCGGCCGGATCTGGCCGGAACGTCACCCATACCTTCGATACGAAAGGCACGTTCCCGGTGATCCTGACCGCGAGCAATGCCTTCGGATCGAACGCCACGACCAGGACGGTGACGGTGCACGAAGCACCGGCGGCCGGTTTCGATCTGAACATCTCCGAGGGCAACGACCCGCTGACCGTGCTCGTCACCAACACCTCGACCGGCGACTTCACGAAGTGTGTCCTGGACTTCGGCGACGGTTCCGGGGAGGTTGAGATGACCGGAGAGACGGCCACCCACACCTTCGCTGGACCCGACACCTACACGGTTACCCTCAACGCGAGCAACGCGTACGGGTTCAATATCACCACCTCCACGGTGACGGTGCACGAAGCACCGGAGGCAAACTTCACACAGAGCACTGGGGATGGGAATGCACCTCTTGAGGTTGCCTTCACTGATGGATCGACTGGCAACGTGACCTCATGGGCGTGGGACTTCGGCGACGGCAACGTCTCTACTGTACAGAGTCCCTCTCATGAGTATGTGACACCCGGGACGTACACCGTCCACTTGAACGCCAGCAACGCGTACGGGTTCAGCCTCTCTGATTCGACAGTGAACGTCCTCGCCCCACCGACGGCGAACTTCACACAGAGCGCTGAGGAAGGCAACGCCCCGCTGACCGTGGTGTTCACCGATGGATCGACCGGCAACGTGACGGCGTGGCAGTGGGACTTCGGTGACGGGAATGTTTCGACCGAACAAAGTCCGTCACACAAGTATGTGACGCCGGGAACGTACACTGTCCACCTGAACGCGAGCAACGCGTATGGGTTCAGCCTCTCAGAGTCCAGCGTCAGGATCCTCCCACCGCCGAAGGCAAATTTCACTCAGAGCGTTGCGGAAGGCAACGCTCCTCTTGAGGTTGCCTTCACCGACACGTCGGCGGGCAACGTGACCTCGTGGCGGTGGGACTTCGGCGACGGCAACATCTCGACCGAGCAGAACCCCTCGCACGAGTACGTGACCGCCGGGACATACACCGTCCTCCTGAACGCGAGCAACGCGTACGGTTTCAGCCTCTCTGAGTCCGGCGTGAAGATCCTTTCACCACCGAAAGCAAACTTCACAAAGAGCGCCGGGGAAGGCAACGCACCTCTTGCGGTTGCGTTCACCGACGCGTCAATGGGCAACGTCACGGCCTGGCAGTGGGACTTCGGGGATGGAAACGTCTCGACCGAGCAGATCCCGTCGCACGAGTACGTGACGCCAGGGACGTACACCGTCCGTTTGAACGCGAGCAACGCGTACGGCTTCAGTATCTCTGAATCCAGCGTGAAGATCCTCGCCCCGCCGCAGGCAAATTTCACTCAGAGCGTTGCGGAAGGCAACGCACCTCTTGAGGTCACCTTCACCGACGCCTCGACTGGAAACGTCACCGCATGGAAATGGGACTTCGGCGACGGGAATGTCTCGACCGAACAGAGTCCTTCTCATGAATATGTGACACCCGGCACCTACACCATTCACCTGAACGCGAGCAACGCGTATGGGTTCAGTCTATCTGATTCAACCGTTCACATCCTCCCGCCGCCAAAGGCGAACTTCACGCAGAGCGCTGACGAGGGGAATGCACCTCTTGAGGTCACCTTCACCGACGCCTCCATCGGCAACGTCACCTCATGGGAGTGGGACTTCGGGGATGGAAACGTCTCGACCGAGCAGATCCCGTCGCACGAGTACGTGACGCCAGGGACGTACACCGTCCAGTTGAACGCGAGCAACGCGTACGGCTTCAGCCTTTCTGACTCGACCGTGAAGATCCTGCCCCCGCCGCAGGCAAATTTCACTCAGAGCGTTGCGGAAGGCAACGCACCTCTTGAGGTCACCTTCACCGACGGATCAACAGGCAACGTGACCGCATGGGCATGGGACTTCGGTGACGGCAACGTCTCGACTGAAGAGAACCCCTCGCACGAGTACGTGACGCCGGGGACGTACCCCGTCGTGCTGAACGCGAGCAACGTGTACGGATTCAGCCTCTCAGAGTCCAGCGTCAAGATCCTCCCACCACCGAAGGCGAACTTCACGCAGAGTGCGGACGAGGGCAACGCACCTCTTGCGGTTGCGTTCACCGACGCCTCGACAGGCAACGTCACCTCATGGAAATGGAACTTTGGTGACGGGAACGGCTCGACCGAAGAGAATCCTTCTCATGAGTACGTGACACCCGGCACCTACACCGTCCAGTTAAACGCAAGCAACTCGTACGGCTTCAGCCTCTCTGAGTTCAGCGTGAAGATCCTGCCCCCGCCGAAGGCAAACTTCACACAGAGCGCCGGGGAAGGGAACGCGCCTCTTGCGGTTACCTTCACCGACGCGTCCACCGGTAACGTCACCGCATGGAAATGGGACTTCGGTGACGGGAACGTCTCGACCGAAGAGAATCCATCGCACGAGTACGTGACGCCGGGGACGTACCCCGTCGTGCTGAACGCAAGCAACGCGTACGGGTTCAGTCTATCTGATTCAACAGTTCGCATCCTCGCCCCACCAGCAGCGAACTTTACGCAGAGTGCTGAAGAAGGGAACGCGCCTCTTGCGGTTACCTTCACCGACGCGTCCACCGGCAACGTCACCGCATGGAAATGGGACTTCGGCGACGGCAATGTCTCAACTGAAGAGAATCCTTCTCATGAGTACGTGACGCCCAGCACCTACACCGTCCGCCTGAACGCAAGCAACCTGTACGGCTTCAGCCTCTCTGAGTCCAGTGTGACGATCCTCCCACCGCCGCAGGCGAACTTCACGCAGAGCGCGGGCGAAGGCAACGCACCGCTGGGGGTCGAGTTCACTGATGGATCGACGGGCAACGTGACCGCATGGCAGTGGGACTTCGGCGATGGGAATATTTCGACCAAGCAGAACCCCTCGCACGAGTACGTGACGCCGGGGACGTACCCCGTCCTGTTGAACGCAAGCAACGCGTACGGGTTCAGCCTCTCTGAGTCCGGCGTGACGATCCTCACCCCGCCGAAGGCGAACTTCACACAGAGCGCGGACGAGGGGGATGCTCCGCTGGTAGTCGAGTTCACTGATGGATCGACTGGCAACGTGACCGCATGGCAGTGGGACTTCGGCGACGGCAACGTCTCGACCGAAGAGAACCCCTCGCACGAGTACGTGACACCCAGCACCTACACCGTTCACCTGAACGCAAGCAATGCGTACGGGTTCAGTCTCACAGAGTCCACCGTGACCGTCCTCCAACCGCCCGTCGCCCGGTTCGGCAGCAGGACCGGTTTTGAGGGCCACTCCCTGCAGGTCGCCTTCACCGACCGTTCGACCGGGAACATCACCGCGTGGGAGTGGGCGTTCGGCGACGGCACCACCTCGACCGAAGAGAACCCGGTCCACACCTATGCGGAGTTCGGCACCTACAATGTCACCCTGAGCGTGCGGAACGCCTACGACGCAAACGCCACCACCGCCGCCGTCACCCTCACCGCTCCCTCCTCCCATGGCGGCCGCTCGCCCGCGTCGGCCGGTGCGGCAAGCAATATCCCGGCCGGCGGCCACGCCTCCTTCGGGGTGCGTGAATCGGCGATCCATGAGGTGACGGTGACCGCCGCTGAAGCGGTCTCGCACGTCTTGGTCACCGTCGAACCGACCGCAAAGCCGAACCGTGTCGAGGCCCCGGCCGCGGCGGTGTACGAGTACGACCAGGTGACGCTGTACCACACCACCGACGAGGCTCTTGCCGGCGCCGACCTCGACTTCACCGTTCCGAAGACATGGCTCGATGAGCAGGGCGCCGGCCCGGAGAGCGTGGTGCTGTACCGCTACCACGACGGCGCGTGGCACGCCCTCCCGACCAGCATCGTCGGCGAGGACGAGCACGGGTACTCCTTCTCTGCCGAGAGTCAGGGCTTCGCGCTCTTTGCGATTGGGGCAGACGGCACAGGTGTGCATCCCTCTGCAGGCACGAACGTCACCCGACCGACCCCTGACATCGCTGAACCGGTGACGACCGCTGCCACCCCGGCCACCACCCCGCAACAGCAGAGCCCCCTGCCCTGGTGGCTGGCGGCCGTTGCCGCCGGCGCCGCCGTCTCCCTTAGGCGCCGCAGGTGA
- a CDS encoding DNA-3-methyladenine glycosylase family protein, whose translation MNDSIVLDADTPFDLDATLGCGQAFRWEKGADGTWSGTARGRAVRIRQDGETLSFSGADEAFVTDYFALDLDLNEILASIDTDPTIHRAVASCTGLRLLRQEPFETLISYICATNTNIPTVKKRVRLLSERYGTPLPGGAHAFPDAAALAPCSEDALRACVLGYRAPYICTTARMCADDPDWAARLAGLPYPEAKTELLRFPGVGPKAADCILLFAFQQYEAFPVDVWIRRIMRRAYLPHLNESGGMSPKEYEEIASFARRHFGRYAGWAQEYLYCVREDDR comes from the coding sequence ATGAACGATTCCATCGTCCTCGATGCCGACACGCCCTTCGACCTCGACGCCACGCTCGGGTGCGGGCAGGCGTTCCGGTGGGAGAAGGGTGCGGACGGCACCTGGTCGGGCACGGCGCGGGGCCGGGCGGTCAGGATCCGGCAGGACGGAGAGACACTCTCTTTCTCTGGGGCGGACGAGGCGTTCGTCACCGACTACTTCGCCCTCGACCTCGACCTGAACGAGATCCTTGCCTCCATCGACACCGACCCGACAATCCACCGGGCGGTCGCCTCCTGCACCGGCCTGCGCCTGCTCAGGCAGGAGCCCTTCGAGACTCTCATCTCCTATATCTGCGCCACCAACACCAACATCCCGACGGTCAAAAAACGGGTCCGTCTTCTCTCGGAGCGGTACGGCACGCCTCTTCCCGGCGGGGCCCACGCCTTCCCGGACGCGGCGGCCCTCGCGCCCTGCAGCGAGGACGCCCTCAGGGCATGCGTCCTCGGGTACCGGGCGCCCTATATCTGCACGACCGCACGGATGTGTGCGGACGATCCGGACTGGGCGGCGCGGCTCGCCGGCCTCCCGTACCCGGAGGCAAAGACCGAACTCCTCCGCTTCCCGGGCGTCGGCCCGAAGGCCGCGGACTGTATCCTCCTCTTCGCCTTCCAGCAGTACGAGGCCTTTCCGGTGGACGTCTGGATCAGACGGATCATGCGCCGCGCCTACCTCCCCCACCTCAATGAGAGCGGTGGGATGAGCCCTAAGGAATACGAGGAGATCGCCTCCTTTGCCCGCCGGCACTTCGGGCGGTACGCCGGGTGGGCGCAGGAGTATCTCTACTGTGTCCGGGAAGACGACCGGTAG